One Chaetodon trifascialis isolate fChaTrf1 chromosome 13, fChaTrf1.hap1, whole genome shotgun sequence DNA segment encodes these proteins:
- the LOC139341080 gene encoding vinculin-like isoform X1: MPVFHTKTIESILEPVAQQISHLVIMHEEGEVDGKAIPDLTVPVAAVQAAVSNLVRVGKETVQTTEDQVMKRDMPPAFIKVENSSSKLVQAAQMLKADPYSVPARDYLIDGSRGILSGTSDLLLTFDEAEVRKIIRVCKGILEYLTVAEVVETMEDLITYTKNLGPGMTKMSKMIEERQQELTHQEHRQMLVNSMNTVKELLPMLISAVKIFVATKSSRGVGVEEAERNRRFTFEKISAEINEIIRVLQLTTWDEDAWANKDMEALKRSLALIESKMAQAKSWLKDPHGQPGDPGEVALRVILDEAGKVGELCAGKERKDILATTKALGQMTDQIADLRARGQGPTPGCVQRAGQCSQGLDLLFGKVDSAARRLEALINAKQAIARRLDAAQAWLADPNGGPEGEENIRALLAEAKRIADLCEDPKERDDILRSISEIAGLTARLVELRKQLKLQPHAANSWHILPAWKICCCLSTLGISPTIRGKGDSPEARALAKQIGAALLTLQSKTNRAVANMRPAKPAVTLEGKMEQALRWVNNPGVDDRGVECEILQWNTGQAAIRGMVGEGRRLAGGLLGPYRQDMIGRCDRTEALMTSLADMAGRGEAEAPHARATAAQLQDSLKDLRQHMQEVMTQEVSDVFSDTTTPIKLLAVAATAPPDAPNREEVFEERAGNFEAHAGRLGATAEKAAAVGTANKSTVEGIHAAVKHARELTPQVTSAARILLKNPGNKAAYEHFDTMKNQWIDNVERLTGLVDEAIDTKSLLDASEEAIKKDIDKCRVAMANVQPQMLVAGATSIARRANRVLLVAKREVENSEDPRFRDTVKHASDILSHTISPMVMDAKAVAGNIQDKALQKAYLDSCLRILAAVGKVREAFQPQEPDFPPPPPDLDQLHVSDEQAPPKPPLPEGEVPPPRPPPPEEKDEEFPEQKVGEVLSEPMMVAARQLHDEARKWSSRPEDEEAVEEREVDDEDEFTDGEDDYEPELLMMPSNQPVNQPILAAAQSLHQEARKWSSKGNDIIAAAKRMALLMAEMSRLVRGGSGNKRALIQCAKDIAKASDEVTRLAKEVAKQCTDRRIRTNLLQVCERIPTISTQLKILSTVKATMLGRTNISEEESEQATEMLVHNAQNLMQSVKETVREAEAASIKIRTDAGFTLRWVRKTPWYQ, translated from the exons ATGCCGGTGTTTCACACCAAGACCATCGAGAGTATCCTGGAGCCGGTGGCCCAGCAGATCTCCCACCTGGTCATCATGCacgaggagggggaggtggacGGTAAAGCCATCCCAGATCTGACGGTGCCGGTGGCCGCGGTGCAGGCGGCGGTCAGCAACCTTGTGCGG gtgggGAAGGAGACAGTTCAAACCACTGAGGACCAGGTGATGAAGAGAGACATGCCTCCTGCGTTCATTAA GGTGGAGAACTCGAGTTCAAAACTCGTCCAGGCGGCGCAGATGCTAAAGGCAGATCCATACTCTGTTCCTGCACGAGATTACCTGATCGATGGATCCAGAGGGATACTGTCCGGAACGTCGGACCTGCTCCTCACCTTTGATGaggctgag GTGCGTAAGATAATTCGCGTGTGTAAAGGTATCCTAGAGTATCTGACAGTAGctgaggtggtggagaccatgGAGGACCTCATCACTTACACCAAGAACCTGGGACCAG ggatgaccaaaatgtcaaagatgattgaggagaggcagcaggagcTGACGCACCaagaacacagacagatgctCGTCAACTCCATGAACACTGTCAAAGAGCTGCTGCCTATGCTCATATCCG CTGTAAAGATTTTTGTTGCAACCAAGAGCAGTCGGGGCGTCGGCGTTGAGGAGGCCGAGAGGAACAGAAGGTTTACCTTTGAGAAGATTAGCGCTGAAATCAATGAGATCATAAGAGTCTTACAGCTCACCACGTGGGACGAGGATGCCTGGGCCAATAAG GATATGGAGGCTTTGAAGAgatctctggctctgattgAGTCAAAGATGGCACAAGCTAAAAGCTGGCTCAAAGACCCCCATGGACAACCAG GAGACCCCGGTGAGGTTGCCCTGCGTGTCATACTGGATGAAGCTGGTAAGGTGGGAGAGCTGTGTGctgggaaggagaggaaagataTACTGGCAACCACTAAGGCTCTGGGACAAATGACCGACCAGATCGCCGACCTACGAGCCAg AGGCCAGGGCCCGACCCCAGGGTGTGTGCAGCGCGCAGGCCAGTGCTCACAGGGCTTAGACTTGTTATTTGGCAAAGTGGACAGTGCTGCTCGTAGGTTGGAGGCTCTAATCAATGCCAAGCAGGCCATTGCCAGAAGGCTGGATGCTGCACAG GCCTGGCTGGCTGATCCTAATGGCGGTCCTGAGGGGGAAGAGAACATCAGAGCACTACTAGCAGAGGCCAAGCGCATTGCAGATTTATGTGAAGACCCCAAAGAGAGGGATGACATCCTGCGCTCCATCAGTGAGATCGCAGGCCTCACTGCCAGACTTGTGGAGCTACGCAAACA GCTCAAACTGCAACCTCATGCAGCCAATAGCTGGCATATATTACCTGCCTGGAAAATATGTTGTTGCCTGTCAACCCTGGGCATCAGTCCTACAATAAG GGGTAAAGGTGACAGCCCAGAGGCCCGTGCATTGGCAAAGCAGATTGGGGCGGCGCTGCTAACCTTGCAGTCCAAAACCAACCGGGCCGTGGCCAACATGAGACCAGCCAAACCCGCCGTCACCTTGGAGGGCAAGATGGAACAGGCCCTCCGCTGGGTGAACAACCCCGGAGTTGACGACAGAGGAGTAG AGTGTGAGATACTACAGTGGAACACAG GTCAGGCAGCAATCAGAGGAATGGTTGGAGAAGGGAGGAGGCTGGCAGGAGGCCTGTTAGGCCCGTATCGACAGGATATGATCGGACGCTGCGACAGAACGGAGGCTCTAATGACTTCTTTGGCAGACATGGCTGGCAGGGGCGAGGCTGAGGCTCCTCATGCCCGAGCTACAGCTGCACAACTGCAGGACAGCCTCAAG GACCTGAGGCAGCACATGCAGGAGGTGATGACCCAGGAAGtatctgatgttttcagtgaCACCACCACCCCTATCAAActgctggctgtggctgcaACTGCTCCCCCTGATGCCCCCAACAGGGAGGAG GTTTTTGAAGAGCGTGCAGGGAACTTTGAGGCCCACGCAGGTCGGCTGGGGGCAACTGCAGAGAAGGCCGCTGCAGTGGGAACAGCCAATAAGAGCACTGTAGAGGGCATacatgctgctgtgaaacatgCCAGGGAGCTCACACCACAG GTGACCTCTGCTGCTCGCATCTTGTTGAAGAATCCTGGAAATAAAGCAGCATACGAGCACTTTGACACCATGAAGAACCAGTGGATTGACAACGTGGAGAGACTCACCG GTCTGGTGGATGAGGCCATCGACACCAAATCTCTGTTAGATGCTTCTGAGGAGGCTATAAAGAAAGACATTGACAAGTGCAGAGTTGCCATGGCAAATGTTCAGCCCCAAATGCTTGTTGCCGGGGCAACAAGCATAGCAAGACGAGCTAACCGGGTTCTGTTGGTGGCTAAGAGGGAAGTGGAGAACTCTGAAGATCCGCGCTTCAGAGACACGGTGAAACATGCCTCAGACATCCTCTCACACACCATCTCGCCCATGGTGATGGATGCTAAGGCAGTGGCCGGCAACATACAAGATAAAG ctctgCAGAAGGCCTATTTGGACTCGTGCCTGAGGATCCTGGCTGCAGTCGGAAAAGTTAGAGAAGCCTTTCAACCTCAGGAGCCCGACTTCCCTCCTCCGCCACCTGACCTGGACCAGCTCCAT gTTAGTGATGAGCAGGCACCACCCAAGCCCCCTTTGCCAGAGGGCGAGGTGCCCCCGCCTCGGCCCCCTCCTCCTGAGGAGAAGGATGAGGAGTTCCCAGAGCAGAAGGTTGGAGAGGTGCTCAGCGAGCCCATGATGGTGGCAGCCAGGCAGCTGCATGATGAGGCACGCAAGTGGTCCAGCAGG cctgaggatgaggaggcagtagaggagagggaggtagatgatgaagatgagttTACTGATGGTGAGGATGACTATGAGCCAGAGCTGCTGATGATGCCCTCCAACCAACCTGTCAATCAACCCATTCTGGCAGCTGCCCAGTCTCTCCACCAGGAGGCGCGCAAGTGGTCCAGCAAG GGTAACGACATCATTGCAGCGGCCAAGCGGATGGCTCTGTTAATGGCAGAAATGTCTCGGCTGGTGCGTGGCGGAAGCGGGAACAAGCGAGCGCTGATTCAGTGTGCAAAGGACATCGCCAAGGCCTCGGATGAGGTGACGAGGCTGGCCAAAGAGGTGGCCAAGCAGTGCACCGACAGACGAATCAGAACGAatctgctgcag GTGTGTGAACGAATCCCTACCATCAGTACTCAGCTGAAGATCCTCTCCACTGTCAAAGCCACCATGCTGGGAAGAACAAACATCAGTGAAGAGGAGTCAGAGCAG GCCACAGAGATGTTGGTACATAACGCCCAGAATCTGATGCAGTCAGTGAAGGAGACCGTGAGAGAGGCAGAAGCCGCCTCCATCAAGATTCGCACAGATGCAGGATTCACCCTTCGCTGGGTGCGCAAGACCCCCTGGTACCAATAA
- the LOC139341080 gene encoding vinculin-like isoform X5 — translation MPVFHTKTIESILEPVAQQISHLVIMHEEGEVDGKAIPDLTVPVAAVQAAVSNLVRVGKETVQTTEDQVMKRDMPPAFIKVENSSSKLVQAAQMLKADPYSVPARDYLIDGSRGILSGTSDLLLTFDEAEVRKIIRVCKGILEYLTVAEVVETMEDLITYTKNLGPGMTKMSKMIEERQQELTHQEHRQMLVNSMNTVKELLPMLISAVKIFVATKSSRGVGVEEAERNRRFTFEKISAEINEIIRVLQLTTWDEDAWANKDMEALKRSLALIESKMAQAKSWLKDPHGQPGDPGEVALRVILDEAGKVGELCAGKERKDILATTKALGQMTDQIADLRARGQGPTPGCVQRAGQCSQGLDLLFGKVDSAARRLEALINAKQAIARRLDAAQAWLADPNGGPEGEENIRALLAEAKRIADLCEDPKERDDILRSISEIAGLTARLVELRKQLKLQPHAANSWHILPAWKICCCLSTLGISPTIRGKGDSPEARALAKQIGAALLTLQSKTNRAVANMRPAKPAVTLEGKMEQALRWVNNPGVDDRGVGQAAIRGMVGEGRRLAGGLLGPYRQDMIGRCDRTEALMTSLADMAGRGEAEAPHARATAAQLQDSLKDLRQHMQEVMTQEVSDVFSDTTTPIKLLAVAATAPPDAPNREEVFEERAGNFEAHAGRLGATAEKAAAVGTANKSTVEGIHAAVKHARELTPQVTSAARILLKNPGNKAAYEHFDTMKNQWIDNVERLTGLVDEAIDTKSLLDASEEAIKKDIDKCRVAMANVQPQMLVAGATSIARRANRVLLVAKREVENSEDPRFRDTVKHASDILSHTISPMVMDAKAVAGNIQDKALQKAYLDSCLRILAAVGKVREAFQPQEPDFPPPPPDLDQLHVSDEQAPPKPPLPEGEVPPPRPPPPEEKDEEFPEQKVGEVLSEPMMVAARQLHDEARKWSSRGNDIIAAAKRMALLMAEMSRLVRGGSGNKRALIQCAKDIAKASDEVTRLAKEVAKQCTDRRIRTNLLQVCERIPTISTQLKILSTVKATMLGRTNISEEESEQATEMLVHNAQNLMQSVKETVREAEAASIKIRTDAGFTLRWVRKTPWYQ, via the exons ATGCCGGTGTTTCACACCAAGACCATCGAGAGTATCCTGGAGCCGGTGGCCCAGCAGATCTCCCACCTGGTCATCATGCacgaggagggggaggtggacGGTAAAGCCATCCCAGATCTGACGGTGCCGGTGGCCGCGGTGCAGGCGGCGGTCAGCAACCTTGTGCGG gtgggGAAGGAGACAGTTCAAACCACTGAGGACCAGGTGATGAAGAGAGACATGCCTCCTGCGTTCATTAA GGTGGAGAACTCGAGTTCAAAACTCGTCCAGGCGGCGCAGATGCTAAAGGCAGATCCATACTCTGTTCCTGCACGAGATTACCTGATCGATGGATCCAGAGGGATACTGTCCGGAACGTCGGACCTGCTCCTCACCTTTGATGaggctgag GTGCGTAAGATAATTCGCGTGTGTAAAGGTATCCTAGAGTATCTGACAGTAGctgaggtggtggagaccatgGAGGACCTCATCACTTACACCAAGAACCTGGGACCAG ggatgaccaaaatgtcaaagatgattgaggagaggcagcaggagcTGACGCACCaagaacacagacagatgctCGTCAACTCCATGAACACTGTCAAAGAGCTGCTGCCTATGCTCATATCCG CTGTAAAGATTTTTGTTGCAACCAAGAGCAGTCGGGGCGTCGGCGTTGAGGAGGCCGAGAGGAACAGAAGGTTTACCTTTGAGAAGATTAGCGCTGAAATCAATGAGATCATAAGAGTCTTACAGCTCACCACGTGGGACGAGGATGCCTGGGCCAATAAG GATATGGAGGCTTTGAAGAgatctctggctctgattgAGTCAAAGATGGCACAAGCTAAAAGCTGGCTCAAAGACCCCCATGGACAACCAG GAGACCCCGGTGAGGTTGCCCTGCGTGTCATACTGGATGAAGCTGGTAAGGTGGGAGAGCTGTGTGctgggaaggagaggaaagataTACTGGCAACCACTAAGGCTCTGGGACAAATGACCGACCAGATCGCCGACCTACGAGCCAg AGGCCAGGGCCCGACCCCAGGGTGTGTGCAGCGCGCAGGCCAGTGCTCACAGGGCTTAGACTTGTTATTTGGCAAAGTGGACAGTGCTGCTCGTAGGTTGGAGGCTCTAATCAATGCCAAGCAGGCCATTGCCAGAAGGCTGGATGCTGCACAG GCCTGGCTGGCTGATCCTAATGGCGGTCCTGAGGGGGAAGAGAACATCAGAGCACTACTAGCAGAGGCCAAGCGCATTGCAGATTTATGTGAAGACCCCAAAGAGAGGGATGACATCCTGCGCTCCATCAGTGAGATCGCAGGCCTCACTGCCAGACTTGTGGAGCTACGCAAACA GCTCAAACTGCAACCTCATGCAGCCAATAGCTGGCATATATTACCTGCCTGGAAAATATGTTGTTGCCTGTCAACCCTGGGCATCAGTCCTACAATAAG GGGTAAAGGTGACAGCCCAGAGGCCCGTGCATTGGCAAAGCAGATTGGGGCGGCGCTGCTAACCTTGCAGTCCAAAACCAACCGGGCCGTGGCCAACATGAGACCAGCCAAACCCGCCGTCACCTTGGAGGGCAAGATGGAACAGGCCCTCCGCTGGGTGAACAACCCCGGAGTTGACGACAGAGGAGTAG GTCAGGCAGCAATCAGAGGAATGGTTGGAGAAGGGAGGAGGCTGGCAGGAGGCCTGTTAGGCCCGTATCGACAGGATATGATCGGACGCTGCGACAGAACGGAGGCTCTAATGACTTCTTTGGCAGACATGGCTGGCAGGGGCGAGGCTGAGGCTCCTCATGCCCGAGCTACAGCTGCACAACTGCAGGACAGCCTCAAG GACCTGAGGCAGCACATGCAGGAGGTGATGACCCAGGAAGtatctgatgttttcagtgaCACCACCACCCCTATCAAActgctggctgtggctgcaACTGCTCCCCCTGATGCCCCCAACAGGGAGGAG GTTTTTGAAGAGCGTGCAGGGAACTTTGAGGCCCACGCAGGTCGGCTGGGGGCAACTGCAGAGAAGGCCGCTGCAGTGGGAACAGCCAATAAGAGCACTGTAGAGGGCATacatgctgctgtgaaacatgCCAGGGAGCTCACACCACAG GTGACCTCTGCTGCTCGCATCTTGTTGAAGAATCCTGGAAATAAAGCAGCATACGAGCACTTTGACACCATGAAGAACCAGTGGATTGACAACGTGGAGAGACTCACCG GTCTGGTGGATGAGGCCATCGACACCAAATCTCTGTTAGATGCTTCTGAGGAGGCTATAAAGAAAGACATTGACAAGTGCAGAGTTGCCATGGCAAATGTTCAGCCCCAAATGCTTGTTGCCGGGGCAACAAGCATAGCAAGACGAGCTAACCGGGTTCTGTTGGTGGCTAAGAGGGAAGTGGAGAACTCTGAAGATCCGCGCTTCAGAGACACGGTGAAACATGCCTCAGACATCCTCTCACACACCATCTCGCCCATGGTGATGGATGCTAAGGCAGTGGCCGGCAACATACAAGATAAAG ctctgCAGAAGGCCTATTTGGACTCGTGCCTGAGGATCCTGGCTGCAGTCGGAAAAGTTAGAGAAGCCTTTCAACCTCAGGAGCCCGACTTCCCTCCTCCGCCACCTGACCTGGACCAGCTCCAT gTTAGTGATGAGCAGGCACCACCCAAGCCCCCTTTGCCAGAGGGCGAGGTGCCCCCGCCTCGGCCCCCTCCTCCTGAGGAGAAGGATGAGGAGTTCCCAGAGCAGAAGGTTGGAGAGGTGCTCAGCGAGCCCATGATGGTGGCAGCCAGGCAGCTGCATGATGAGGCACGCAAGTGGTCCAGCAGG GGTAACGACATCATTGCAGCGGCCAAGCGGATGGCTCTGTTAATGGCAGAAATGTCTCGGCTGGTGCGTGGCGGAAGCGGGAACAAGCGAGCGCTGATTCAGTGTGCAAAGGACATCGCCAAGGCCTCGGATGAGGTGACGAGGCTGGCCAAAGAGGTGGCCAAGCAGTGCACCGACAGACGAATCAGAACGAatctgctgcag GTGTGTGAACGAATCCCTACCATCAGTACTCAGCTGAAGATCCTCTCCACTGTCAAAGCCACCATGCTGGGAAGAACAAACATCAGTGAAGAGGAGTCAGAGCAG GCCACAGAGATGTTGGTACATAACGCCCAGAATCTGATGCAGTCAGTGAAGGAGACCGTGAGAGAGGCAGAAGCCGCCTCCATCAAGATTCGCACAGATGCAGGATTCACCCTTCGCTGGGTGCGCAAGACCCCCTGGTACCAATAA
- the LOC139341080 gene encoding vinculin-like isoform X4: MPVFHTKTIESILEPVAQQISHLVIMHEEGEVDGKAIPDLTVPVAAVQAAVSNLVRVGKETVQTTEDQVMKRDMPPAFIKVENSSSKLVQAAQMLKADPYSVPARDYLIDGSRGILSGTSDLLLTFDEAEVRKIIRVCKGILEYLTVAEVVETMEDLITYTKNLGPGMTKMSKMIEERQQELTHQEHRQMLVNSMNTVKELLPMLISAVKIFVATKSSRGVGVEEAERNRRFTFEKISAEINEIIRVLQLTTWDEDAWANKDMEALKRSLALIESKMAQAKSWLKDPHGQPGDPGEVALRVILDEAGKVGELCAGKERKDILATTKALGQMTDQIADLRARGQGPTPGCVQRAGQCSQGLDLLFGKVDSAARRLEALINAKQAIARRLDAAQAWLADPNGGPEGEENIRALLAEAKRIADLCEDPKERDDILRSISEIAGLTARLVELRKQGKGDSPEARALAKQIGAALLTLQSKTNRAVANMRPAKPAVTLEGKMEQALRWVNNPGVDDRGVGQAAIRGMVGEGRRLAGGLLGPYRQDMIGRCDRTEALMTSLADMAGRGEAEAPHARATAAQLQDSLKDLRQHMQEVMTQEVSDVFSDTTTPIKLLAVAATAPPDAPNREEVFEERAGNFEAHAGRLGATAEKAAAVGTANKSTVEGIHAAVKHARELTPQVTSAARILLKNPGNKAAYEHFDTMKNQWIDNVERLTGLVDEAIDTKSLLDASEEAIKKDIDKCRVAMANVQPQMLVAGATSIARRANRVLLVAKREVENSEDPRFRDTVKHASDILSHTISPMVMDAKAVAGNIQDKALQKAYLDSCLRILAAVGKVREAFQPQEPDFPPPPPDLDQLHVSDEQAPPKPPLPEGEVPPPRPPPPEEKDEEFPEQKVGEVLSEPMMVAARQLHDEARKWSSRPEDEEAVEEREVDDEDEFTDGEDDYEPELLMMPSNQPVNQPILAAAQSLHQEARKWSSKGNDIIAAAKRMALLMAEMSRLVRGGSGNKRALIQCAKDIAKASDEVTRLAKEVAKQCTDRRIRTNLLQVCERIPTISTQLKILSTVKATMLGRTNISEEESEQATEMLVHNAQNLMQSVKETVREAEAASIKIRTDAGFTLRWVRKTPWYQ, translated from the exons ATGCCGGTGTTTCACACCAAGACCATCGAGAGTATCCTGGAGCCGGTGGCCCAGCAGATCTCCCACCTGGTCATCATGCacgaggagggggaggtggacGGTAAAGCCATCCCAGATCTGACGGTGCCGGTGGCCGCGGTGCAGGCGGCGGTCAGCAACCTTGTGCGG gtgggGAAGGAGACAGTTCAAACCACTGAGGACCAGGTGATGAAGAGAGACATGCCTCCTGCGTTCATTAA GGTGGAGAACTCGAGTTCAAAACTCGTCCAGGCGGCGCAGATGCTAAAGGCAGATCCATACTCTGTTCCTGCACGAGATTACCTGATCGATGGATCCAGAGGGATACTGTCCGGAACGTCGGACCTGCTCCTCACCTTTGATGaggctgag GTGCGTAAGATAATTCGCGTGTGTAAAGGTATCCTAGAGTATCTGACAGTAGctgaggtggtggagaccatgGAGGACCTCATCACTTACACCAAGAACCTGGGACCAG ggatgaccaaaatgtcaaagatgattgaggagaggcagcaggagcTGACGCACCaagaacacagacagatgctCGTCAACTCCATGAACACTGTCAAAGAGCTGCTGCCTATGCTCATATCCG CTGTAAAGATTTTTGTTGCAACCAAGAGCAGTCGGGGCGTCGGCGTTGAGGAGGCCGAGAGGAACAGAAGGTTTACCTTTGAGAAGATTAGCGCTGAAATCAATGAGATCATAAGAGTCTTACAGCTCACCACGTGGGACGAGGATGCCTGGGCCAATAAG GATATGGAGGCTTTGAAGAgatctctggctctgattgAGTCAAAGATGGCACAAGCTAAAAGCTGGCTCAAAGACCCCCATGGACAACCAG GAGACCCCGGTGAGGTTGCCCTGCGTGTCATACTGGATGAAGCTGGTAAGGTGGGAGAGCTGTGTGctgggaaggagaggaaagataTACTGGCAACCACTAAGGCTCTGGGACAAATGACCGACCAGATCGCCGACCTACGAGCCAg AGGCCAGGGCCCGACCCCAGGGTGTGTGCAGCGCGCAGGCCAGTGCTCACAGGGCTTAGACTTGTTATTTGGCAAAGTGGACAGTGCTGCTCGTAGGTTGGAGGCTCTAATCAATGCCAAGCAGGCCATTGCCAGAAGGCTGGATGCTGCACAG GCCTGGCTGGCTGATCCTAATGGCGGTCCTGAGGGGGAAGAGAACATCAGAGCACTACTAGCAGAGGCCAAGCGCATTGCAGATTTATGTGAAGACCCCAAAGAGAGGGATGACATCCTGCGCTCCATCAGTGAGATCGCAGGCCTCACTGCCAGACTTGTGGAGCTACGCAAACA GGGTAAAGGTGACAGCCCAGAGGCCCGTGCATTGGCAAAGCAGATTGGGGCGGCGCTGCTAACCTTGCAGTCCAAAACCAACCGGGCCGTGGCCAACATGAGACCAGCCAAACCCGCCGTCACCTTGGAGGGCAAGATGGAACAGGCCCTCCGCTGGGTGAACAACCCCGGAGTTGACGACAGAGGAGTAG GTCAGGCAGCAATCAGAGGAATGGTTGGAGAAGGGAGGAGGCTGGCAGGAGGCCTGTTAGGCCCGTATCGACAGGATATGATCGGACGCTGCGACAGAACGGAGGCTCTAATGACTTCTTTGGCAGACATGGCTGGCAGGGGCGAGGCTGAGGCTCCTCATGCCCGAGCTACAGCTGCACAACTGCAGGACAGCCTCAAG GACCTGAGGCAGCACATGCAGGAGGTGATGACCCAGGAAGtatctgatgttttcagtgaCACCACCACCCCTATCAAActgctggctgtggctgcaACTGCTCCCCCTGATGCCCCCAACAGGGAGGAG GTTTTTGAAGAGCGTGCAGGGAACTTTGAGGCCCACGCAGGTCGGCTGGGGGCAACTGCAGAGAAGGCCGCTGCAGTGGGAACAGCCAATAAGAGCACTGTAGAGGGCATacatgctgctgtgaaacatgCCAGGGAGCTCACACCACAG GTGACCTCTGCTGCTCGCATCTTGTTGAAGAATCCTGGAAATAAAGCAGCATACGAGCACTTTGACACCATGAAGAACCAGTGGATTGACAACGTGGAGAGACTCACCG GTCTGGTGGATGAGGCCATCGACACCAAATCTCTGTTAGATGCTTCTGAGGAGGCTATAAAGAAAGACATTGACAAGTGCAGAGTTGCCATGGCAAATGTTCAGCCCCAAATGCTTGTTGCCGGGGCAACAAGCATAGCAAGACGAGCTAACCGGGTTCTGTTGGTGGCTAAGAGGGAAGTGGAGAACTCTGAAGATCCGCGCTTCAGAGACACGGTGAAACATGCCTCAGACATCCTCTCACACACCATCTCGCCCATGGTGATGGATGCTAAGGCAGTGGCCGGCAACATACAAGATAAAG ctctgCAGAAGGCCTATTTGGACTCGTGCCTGAGGATCCTGGCTGCAGTCGGAAAAGTTAGAGAAGCCTTTCAACCTCAGGAGCCCGACTTCCCTCCTCCGCCACCTGACCTGGACCAGCTCCAT gTTAGTGATGAGCAGGCACCACCCAAGCCCCCTTTGCCAGAGGGCGAGGTGCCCCCGCCTCGGCCCCCTCCTCCTGAGGAGAAGGATGAGGAGTTCCCAGAGCAGAAGGTTGGAGAGGTGCTCAGCGAGCCCATGATGGTGGCAGCCAGGCAGCTGCATGATGAGGCACGCAAGTGGTCCAGCAGG cctgaggatgaggaggcagtagaggagagggaggtagatgatgaagatgagttTACTGATGGTGAGGATGACTATGAGCCAGAGCTGCTGATGATGCCCTCCAACCAACCTGTCAATCAACCCATTCTGGCAGCTGCCCAGTCTCTCCACCAGGAGGCGCGCAAGTGGTCCAGCAAG GGTAACGACATCATTGCAGCGGCCAAGCGGATGGCTCTGTTAATGGCAGAAATGTCTCGGCTGGTGCGTGGCGGAAGCGGGAACAAGCGAGCGCTGATTCAGTGTGCAAAGGACATCGCCAAGGCCTCGGATGAGGTGACGAGGCTGGCCAAAGAGGTGGCCAAGCAGTGCACCGACAGACGAATCAGAACGAatctgctgcag GTGTGTGAACGAATCCCTACCATCAGTACTCAGCTGAAGATCCTCTCCACTGTCAAAGCCACCATGCTGGGAAGAACAAACATCAGTGAAGAGGAGTCAGAGCAG GCCACAGAGATGTTGGTACATAACGCCCAGAATCTGATGCAGTCAGTGAAGGAGACCGTGAGAGAGGCAGAAGCCGCCTCCATCAAGATTCGCACAGATGCAGGATTCACCCTTCGCTGGGTGCGCAAGACCCCCTGGTACCAATAA